The Bacteroidales bacterium nucleotide sequence TACTTGATTAAGACGATTGACTAAAAATTTATCTATTCTTAAAGGCGTTTGACCTTTATCTACTTGAATTCGATGATGTTCGTATAGATCGGTACTTTCTTCGTTTTCGCTTAAATCCAAATCGAGTTCTTCGTCAATCATGGATGTTGAATTATTATTTTATGTGAGCTTGTTTGTTTATTATGGAATATCTGTAAAATATAAATGCCATTTTCGAGTGGACTTGTATCAATGCTTTGCGAAAAGCCTTGTAGTATTATTTTGCCTGTAATATCATATAAAATGTAGGAGCAAATATGCTCATCGCATAAAAATATCTTGTTATTAGCAGGGTTAGGATATGGAATGAAGGTCAAAGGCATATATTCTTCCTCTACGTTAATTATTTGAGACTTGCTAAAAACAGGTCTTATCATAGGGGTACCATTAAATGGTAATTTTGTCCATGAACCATTTAAATTATAAAAAACATTAGAAGAATAATCGTAATTTAGGTCGAACCCAAGATTTAACAAATCGGTAGAAGTTTGAGTCCAACCAATAAATATTGAATCGGTAACATATATGGTTGTGTCTAAACTATAACGATGAAATTCGTTTATACCAGCATACTCGGGTTTAAATCCAGTTTTTTTGTAAATGATATGGTTGGGTTTACCTTTATTTACAGTCCATATAGTTAAATAGAAATATTTTTGACTTGCATTATTGAGTGTCCGATTGAAAAACATATCTACTGCTCTCAATGTATCGGGAGTTAAGGTTTTGAAAAGCATGGCAAATTGACCATTTTGTGAGCCTTCTCCTGATAAACCAACGCCATATTCTGCCGAGCCATCATCAATGGCATAATAATATTCAAAATTTTGAAAAAATCGTAGTGTATCATTCCAAGTGAATATGCTTTGCGATGATAATGTGGGAGCTGTTATATTAAGCAAAACTTCAAATGTACATTTATTTAAATTGTTGTCTGGGAAGTAATTTGGTTGGGTCTTTTGTTTAAATTGAAATGTCTCAAAAGGACCTATATTGTCATTGCCTAAAGAGTCGAAGCGGAGTTGTTGATGATTAGTAATATTATTAATCGTTAAAAAGCGTTTTACATTTACTAAAGAACTATATAGATTGTAATAGTTAAATCGTAAAGTATCAATTTGAAGCGTATCTAAAATTTTATAGTGTTCCCACGGAATAGATGTATAAGGTGGTTCTACTAATGAGCGAATAGGTTCTTTAAAACATATGTCGGGATAAATACTATCGTTTACTCGTTGGCCGGTATTTAAATATACATAGTCTAAATTCCAATAATCAACATTGCTTGCAAAACTTGGGTAATTTAAATTTCCAAAACTAGCATAATTGTAAAATCTAAATTGAAAACCTTTAACTAAATATATACTATCTAATGGAATTACAACTTTATGAAAAATAGTATCTGAAAAGCCAGGCGATGACCAAATGTGTTTCCAGTCAGAAAGTGGAGTTTTAAATTCTAACACTAACGAGTCGTTGCTTTCAGGTGCATTACCTCCTAAACCTTGAGGTTGAAAATAAAAGCTTAGATAAATAGAGTCTGTTAATGAGTAATATGATGTTGTATATCGTACTATATGAACATACTGAGAAGTTAGCGTGTCATAATAATATAAAGAGTCGCTAACATCTATGAGCGAAACAGAACCATAATAAACATGCATGGTTGGTGTAAAAGTTCCAGGTTGAACAACACAGTTTAAAAGATAAGGTCCTGAATAGTAATAAAGTGAGTCTGCCGGTCGATATATACCTGTGGCAGATTCGTAATAAAAAAGAATGTTAGTTGGATAAGAAAAAGAGTTATAAGTAATAAAATAAGATAAATTGATAGGTTTAGATGTTAAATAATCGGCAATAAAAGTGTTTGATGAAGCATGGGAGTATATTTGCCCTGCCATATTTAATATGTCAAAAGTAGCAACACCAATACTAGGGGGATGAATACCAAAATTTTGATTTACATATACATTATTGTCTAACCAAAGCGAATTATCGGGATAAACTCCTGTTTTTGAAAAATCATCAAAAAAAGGAATGGGCAAAGTGTCATCGTTTGATTTTAGACTGATGTGTTTTGAATAAGCATCGGCTATTGTTGCATTAAAAAAAGGTCGAGTTAAAACAGGCTGAGCTGTGAGCTCAGATATTAAAAATAATAAGAATAAAACTAATAATTGAAAAAAGGAAATATGGTTAAAAGTAAATTTTTTCATATAAATTAAAAATTAATTTCGTTTGTCTCATTTGTTTCTGGCAGTAAGTCTTTATCAAGTGTTATCCATAAGTCAATATAACTACCTAAACTTATTGCATTGTTGTTATTGCAACTAGGTGATTGTTTCCAAATAAAAGCTCTGATAGAGTCTTTAGCATTTTTTATGGTGGCATCTTTAGTAACTGTTCCAATGTTGAGCGATGCAGCCGATAATAAAGTATTGGCTTCTTCTAATGTTTTACCCACTACGCAGACGATTTCTGTTTTTTCGTTACTTTCGCCTTTGCCGACTACTAAATCGATAGTAGAACCAACAGGTATCATCGTTTGAGGCTCAATTTCTTTTCCTTTATATAGTTGTTTTAAAACTGTTGTCGATATGTCAGGTACATAGGTCAATTTTCCAATTTTTAATCCAAAAAGTTCAGCATCGGCAGTAGCTTGACGTAGCGATATCCCTCTTAAATCGGGCATAGCAATTTTTTCATTGTTAAAACCATTGATTATTAGATAAATGGTGCGTTCGGGTTTTACTTTTGATTTAGGCGCTGGTACTTGCGAGATCACTACGCCTTTAGGTTTATTTAAAAAATGAACCGAATCAGAAAGAACGACTTTTAAATCGTGTAATTCTGCAGTGTGCTCTGCTTCTTCAAAAGTCATATTAGATAAATCGGGAACGTCAATGCTTTCGCCGTGAAATGTATACGAACTTAACCAAAAATAAATAAAAGTTAGAATAATAACTACAATACCGATTTGAATACCGATATGCTTCCAAATAGCCTTT carries:
- a CDS encoding PASTA domain-containing protein, with product MSFLNIIKSKAIWKHIGIQIGIVVIILTFIYFWLSSYTFHGESIDVPDLSNMTFEEAEHTAELHDLKVVLSDSVHFLNKPKGVVISQVPAPKSKVKPERTIYLIINGFNNEKIAMPDLRGISLRQATADAELFGLKIGKLTYVPDISTTVLKQLYKGKEIEPQTMIPVGSTIDLVVGKGESNEKTEIVCVVGKTLEEANTLLSAASLNIGTVTKDATIKNAKDSIRAFIWKQSPSCNNNNAISLGSYIDLWITLDKDLLPETNETNEINF
- a CDS encoding T9SS type A sorting domain-containing protein, with the translated sequence MKKFTFNHISFFQLLVLFLLFLISELTAQPVLTRPFFNATIADAYSKHISLKSNDDTLPIPFFDDFSKTGVYPDNSLWLDNNVYVNQNFGIHPPSIGVATFDILNMAGQIYSHASSNTFIADYLTSKPINLSYFITYNSFSYPTNILFYYESATGIYRPADSLYYYSGPYLLNCVVQPGTFTPTMHVYYGSVSLIDVSDSLYYYDTLTSQYVHIVRYTTSYYSLTDSIYLSFYFQPQGLGGNAPESNDSLVLEFKTPLSDWKHIWSSPGFSDTIFHKVVIPLDSIYLVKGFQFRFYNYASFGNLNYPSFASNVDYWNLDYVYLNTGQRVNDSIYPDICFKEPIRSLVEPPYTSIPWEHYKILDTLQIDTLRFNYYNLYSSLVNVKRFLTINNITNHQQLRFDSLGNDNIGPFETFQFKQKTQPNYFPDNNLNKCTFEVLLNITAPTLSSQSIFTWNDTLRFFQNFEYYYAIDDGSAEYGVGLSGEGSQNGQFAMLFKTLTPDTLRAVDMFFNRTLNNASQKYFYLTIWTVNKGKPNHIIYKKTGFKPEYAGINEFHRYSLDTTIYVTDSIFIGWTQTSTDLLNLGFDLNYDYSSNVFYNLNGSWTKLPFNGTPMIRPVFSKSQIINVEEEYMPLTFIPYPNPANNKIFLCDEHICSYILYDITGKIILQGFSQSIDTSPLENGIYILQIFHNKQTSSHKIIIQHP